Proteins co-encoded in one Fusarium musae strain F31 chromosome 3, whole genome shotgun sequence genomic window:
- a CDS encoding hypothetical protein (EggNog:ENOG41): MADREHEVDDANEALDPELLYSKEYCIGGGSFGKVYKGVDKRTGQAVAIKVIDIESAEDEVEDIIQEIAILSELQSPYVTKYYGSYAKGAELWIVMEFCSGGSCADLMKPGLIGEDYIAIIVRELLMGLDYLHTDKKLHRDVKAANVLLSSNGQVKLADFGVSGQLSATMTKKNTFVGTPFWMAPEVIKQSGYDHKADIWSLGITALELANGEPPYADIHPMKVLFLIPKNPPPRLEGNFTKAFKDFIELCLQRDPKDRPTAKEMLRHPFIRRAKRTTYLTELIERHQRWAATHKGEDDDNWDSANSGRAPLERERVDEDMWDFGTVRLVGERGGIVNRPGLNQLDENATNARASRPLESEEDYGEQRRDASPIKSKDFALQSLETVKANPGSRQSSPQRKAVPQSQYQQPLPSPTRALPQTPLKLPPPRDNAETPRPLRITPPATVQESPDYDRELQSQLQRDIGMLNLDYEPQTERKASPQIQQVQPPQWTLPPAPPAHQQRPTTTKQMSLPEIPPYRPNQAPTQQRVPSLQHTSMPQTTSVPQIHTPLPGGAQGPRPLPSKAGSPSPSEFNTPSAFPTPAPANPDGELDALNDVIFPALEEALKRRQINLQQMYKPGQNPAQLTPQQQRAEASHEKLRKLVYKLAHVCKEIDHYDKAEPVGMGREVGSFLEGLLEEILVRVEPLDEDEEVPVS; encoded by the exons ATGGCAGATCGCGAGCACGAGGTTGACGACGCGAATGAAGCACTTGACCCAGAGCTTCTCTACTCCAAGGAATACTGCATTG GTGGTGGCAGTTTCGGTAAAGTATACAAAGG AGTCGATAAACGAACGGGCCAAGCTGTAGCGATCAAGGTTATTGATATAGAGAGTGCTGAAGACGAGGTCGAGGATATTATCCAAGAAATCGCCATTCTGTCCGAGCTACAATCACCATATGTCACCAAGTACTATGGATCCTATGCGAAAGGTGCCGAGTTATGGATCGTAATGGAGTTTTGTTCGGGAGGAAGCTGTGCCGACTTGATGAAGCCAGGATTGATTGGAGAGGACTACATCGCCATCATTGTGCGTGAGTTGCTCATGGGTTTGGATTATCTTCACACAGACAAGAAGCTACATCGAGATGTCAAAG CTGCCAACGTGCTTCTGAGCAGCAATGGCCAAGTCAAACTCGCCGATTTTGGTGTGTCAGGTCAGCTTTCTGCTACCATGACCAAGAAAAATACATTTGTCGGAACACCTTTTTGGATGGCCCCAGAGGTCATTAAGCAATCTGGGTATGATCATAAGGCCGATATTTGGTCTCTTGGTATTACAGCTCTCGAATTGGCCAACGGAGAGCCTCCTTATGCCGATATTCATCCTATGAAAgttctctttctcatccCCAAGAACCCCCCGCCACGATTAGAAGGCAATTTCACTAAAGCATTCAAAGATTTCATCGAGTTGTGCCTCCAGAGAGATCCTAAAGACCGACCAACAGCCAAGGAGATGCTGCGACACCCGTTTATTAGACGGGCAAAGCGGACAACTTACCTGACTGAGCTTATCGAGAGGCATCAGCGCTGGGCAGCTACTCATAagggagaggatgatgacaacTGGGATTCGGCTAACAGTGGACGAGCTCCACTAGAACGTGAGCGTGTTGACGAAGATATGTGGGATTTCGGCACCGTGAGACTTGTTGGTGAGCGTGGCGGCATTGTCAATCGACCAGGTCTTAACCAACTGGACGAGAATGCAACAAACGCACGCGCTTCTAGACCACTAGAGAGCGAGGAAGACTATGGCGAGCAACGACGAGACGCAAGCCCAATCAAGTCAAAGGATTTCGCCCTTCAATCCCTTGAGACTGTCAAGGCCAACCCAGGCTCAAGGCAGTCTAGCCCCCAGCGAAAGGCAGTTCCTCAATCTCAGTATCAGCAGCCGCTCCCATCACCTACGAGGGCACTGCCCCAGACTCCCCTGAAGCTCCCTCCTCCAAGGGATAACGCCGAGACTCCTCGCCCATTGAGAATAACCCCCCCTGCAACAGTACAGGAGTCTCCAGATTATGATCGGGAGTTACAAAGCCAACTACAGCGTGATATTGGTATGCTCAATCTGGATTATGAACCGCAAACTGAGAGGAAAGCAAGTCCACAGATTCAGCAGGTCCAGCCACCGCAATGGACGTTACCCCCTGCTCCTCcggctcatcaacaacggcCAACGACTACCAAGCAGATGAGTCTACCTGAGATACCTCCATATAGGCCAAACCAAGCTCCTACGCAGCAAAGGGTACCTTCATTACAGCATACTTCAATGCCTCAGACAACTTCTGTTCCCCAGATACACACTCCCCTCCCAGGGGGTGCTCAGGGCCCTCGACCTCTTCCATCAAAGGCCGGGTCACCCAGTCCGTCCGAGTTCAACACACCATCGGCATTCCctacaccagcaccagccaaTCCCGATGGGGAGCTGGATGCTCTGAACGATGTCATATTCCCAGCCCTGGAGGAGGCGCTTAAGAGGCGACAGATCAACTTGCAGCAGATGTATAAGCCAGGACAGAACCCAGCTCAACTGACACCCCAACAACAACGCGCCGAGGCTTCTCACGAAAAGTTACGAAAATTGGTTTATAAGCTGGCGCATGTCTGCAAAGAGATTGATCATTATGACAAGGCTGAACCTGTTGGAATGGGCAGAGAGGTTGGCAGTTTTCTGGAGGGGCTTCTGGAGGAGATTCTGGTGAGAGTCGAGCCTttggatgaggacgaggaagtaCCCGTTTCGTGA